A region from the Toxotes jaculatrix isolate fToxJac2 chromosome 2, fToxJac2.pri, whole genome shotgun sequence genome encodes:
- the xkr5l gene encoding XK-related protein 7 translates to MAAKSDGAPVSLRNEIPPECPSRSDPRPAQRRPAEQRYSLPDCCWTLCALLVFFSDGASDLWLAADYYLRRDYWCFALTLVFVIVPSVVVQVLSFRWFAYDFSETVESGTAAAAVVAASGAEQSDFSTKDSGERGAGCTAGAGVLPGPGTAGGARGCYRAFVWVFQGIIHILQLAQVWRYVHALYLGVQSRWHGDPERRHYYWRMMFESADISMLRLLESFLKSAPQLVLQLSIMIQASQVLPLQGLSASASLISLAWMISSYQKVLRDSRDDKLPMTYKAVIVQILWHLFTIGARALAFALFASVFQLYFGIFIVAHWCIMTFWIIQGETDFCMSKWEEIIYNMMVGIVYVFCWFSVREGRTRCRMLIYSLTVFAENVALTTAWYLYRGSRTSDFYAVIMVCVVASSYALGTFFMFVYYCLLHPDGPVSGWGYIVEKEVPVESLVSPASSLPPDLVSSPPRTLQRTKGSDREQGPGVDGDVFQVRPPRGAQAPVPHLTPRTEGPVIRIDLPRKKYPAWDAHFIDRRLRKTILVLESAAPVTPRIQYRCLGTPKEVMEYETTV, encoded by the exons ATGGCCGCGAAATCTGACGGTGCACCCGTCTCTCTACGAAACGAAATCCCACCCGAGTGTCCTTCCAGGTCGGACCCGCGGCCTGCCCAGCGCCGTCCCGCCGAGCAGCGCTACTCTCTCCCGGACTGCTGCTGGACGCTGTGCGCCCTTTTGGTCTTCTTCTCGGACGGGGCCTCAGACCTGTGGCTGGCCGCGGACTACTACCTAAGGAGGGACTACTGGTGCTTTGCACTGACTCTGGTCTTTGTGATAGTCCCGTCCGTGGTCGTGCAAGTGCTGAGCTTCCGATGGTTCGCCTACGATTTCTCGGAAACCGTCGAGAGCGGCACGGCTGCGGCCGCCGTGGTGGCGGCGTCGGGCGCGGAGCAGAGCGacttcagcaccaaggacagcggCGAGCGGGGCGCTGGCTGTACTGCCGGGGCCGGGGTGCTGCCAGGGCCGGGCACCGCGGGAGGAGCCCGGGGCTGCTACAGAGCCTTCGTGTGGGTTTTCCAGGGCATCATTCACATCTTACAGCTGGCACAGGTCTGGAG GTATGTCCACGCCTTGTATTTGGGCGTGCAGAGCCGCTGGCACGGGGACCCCGAGCGCCGTCACTACTACTGGCGCATGATGTTTGAGAGCGCTGATATCAGCATGCTGCGTCTGCTCGAGTCCTTCCTGAAGAGCGCCCCTCAGCTggtgctgcagctcagcatcatGATCCAGGCCAGTCAGGTGCTGCCCCTTCAGG GGCTTTCAGCTTCTGCCTCACTCATATCCCTCGCCTGGATGATCTCCTCCTATCAGAAAGTCCTGAGGGACTCCCGAGACGATAAGCTACCCATGACCTACAAGGCCGTCATCGTTCAGATTCTGTGGCACCTGTTCACCATCGGGGCCCGCGCTCTGGCCTTCGCCCTGTTTGCCTCCGTGTTCCAGCTTTACTTCGGCATCTTCATCGTGGCGCACTGGTGCATCATGACGTTTTGGATCATTCAAGGCGAAACAGACTTCTGCATGTCCAAATGGGAGGAGATCATCTATAACATGATGGTGGGCATTGTGTATGTCTTCTGCTGGTTCAGTGTGAGAGAGGGGCGCACCCGCTGCCGGATGCTCATCTACAGTCTGACTGTGTTTGCTGAGAACGTGGCTCTCACCACTGCCTGGTACCTGTACCGCGGCTCTCGTACCTCAGACTTCTACGCCGTCAtcatggtgtgtgtggtggccaGCAGCTACGCTCTGGGCACCTtcttcatgtttgtgtattACTGTCTGCTGCACCCTGACGGCCCAGTCTCAGGGTGGGGCTATATCGTGGAGAAGGAGGTGCCCGTGGAGTCGCTGGTCTCGCCAGCTTCCAGCCTCCCCCCTGACCTGGTGAGCAGCCCCCCCAGGACCCTTCAGAGAACTAAAgggtcagacagagagcaggggcCTGGGGTGGATGGAGATGTGTTTCAGGTACGACCACCTCGGGGAGCTCAGGCCCCGGTGCCACACCTCACACCCAGGACAGAGGGGCCCGTCATCCGAATAGACCTGCCCAGGAAGAAGTACCCTGCCTGGGACGCTCACTTCATCGACCGCCGGCTGCGTAAAACCATCCTGGTGCTCGAAAGCGCTGCACCGGTCACGCCAAGGATTCAGTACCGCTGTCTGGGCACACCCAAAGAAGTGATGGAGTACGAGACCACCGTGTGA
- the rap1aa gene encoding RAP1A, member of RAS oncogene family a, translating to MREYKLVVLGSGGVGKSALTVQFVQGIFVEKYDPTIEDSYRKQVEVDGQQCMLEILDTAGTEQFTAMRDLYMKNGQGFALVYSITAQSTFNDLQDLREQILRVKDTEDVPMILVGNKCDLEDERVVGKEQGQNLARQWNNCAFLETSAKSKINVNEIFYDLVRQINRKTPMEKKKTKKKSGCTLL from the exons ATGCGTGAGTACAAGCTAGTGGTGCTGGGATCAGGAGGTGTGGGAAAATCAGCACTG ACAGTCCAGTTTGTGCAGGGCATTTTTGTCGAGAAGTATGACCCCACAATAGAAGACTCCTACAGAAAG cAAGTCGAGGTTGACGGGCAGCAGTGTATGCTTGAAATCCTGGACACAGCTGGAACA GAACAGTTCACGGCTATGAGGGACCTGTACATGAAGAATGGCCAAGGCTTTGCGTTGGTGTACTCCATCACAGCGCAGTCAACATTTAACGACCTACAGGACCTCCGGGAACAGATCCTGAGAGTAAAGGACACTGAGGAT GTTCCCATGATCCTGGTGGGAAACAAGTGTGACCTGGAGGACGAGCGCGTGGTCGGCAAGGAGCAGGGTCAGAACCTGGCCCGTCAGTGGAACAACTGTGCCTTTTTAGAGACTTCAGCTAAATCAAAGATCAATGTTAATGAG ATTTTCTATGATCTGGTGCGACAGATCAACAGAAAAACGCCgatggaaaagaagaagacaaaaaagaagTCAGGTTGCACTCTGCTCTAA
- the cables2a gene encoding CDK5 and ABL1 enzyme substrate 2 isoform X2: MATAVCGLQSTASNSKPAKTQREHRRRAKDSKRRQAALLFLNNISLDGRPQCQFSDGNTDQKAAEELRLRDIDGGATVVPPPADGQGPVAQVTEPAAGGSGSSSSFPGVVSPTQPSLVMSPGPAGVTAVGTNEVFLEGGSAAETLTPDTPLSPVPTGHQPCSRVRSTPAALSPVPAGNSQDSRQRLRNVSGSPGPKVPKKVHFIKSMRQYDTRGCSDPKLEAQRQRLSSVVAADLLPSLEGVELGSYGKTVSYAQFLYPTNALVRQKSGGVPESCTAQTPQSRFRGNGQRNVTLARLNNSVAQDPYVEEVTEYDPNLLSDPQWPCGRHKRVLIFASYVTTVIEYVKPSDLKKDMNETFKEKFPHIKLTLSKIRSLKREMRAVSEECGLQPVTIAMAFVYFEKLVLQGRLNKQNRKLVAAACVLLAAKISSDLRKPEVKQLIDKLEERFRINRRELIPLEFPVLVALEMGLYLPESKVMPHYRRLVQQG; encoded by the exons ATGGCGACCGCTGTATGCGGTCTGCAGTCCACCGCCAGTAACAGTAAACCAGCGAAGACACAGCGAGAGCACCGGAGGAGGGCGAAGGACTCCAAAAGGAGGCAGGCGGCTCTGTTGTTCCTTAACAATATCTCACTCGATGGGCGGCCCCAGTGTCAGTTTAGCGATGGAAATACCGACCAAAAAGCCGCCGAGGAGCTCCGACTCAGGGACATAGACGGCGGCGCAACGGTCGTGCCCCCGCCGGCGGATGGCCAAGGACCGGTCGCGCAGGTGACAGAACCCGCCGCGGGTGGTAGTGGCTCGTCCTCCAGTTTTCCAGGGGTGGTTAGTCCTACCCAACCTTCTTTGGTAATGTCTCCGGGACCTGCCGGAGTAACCGCTGTGGGAACAAACGAGGTATTTTTGGAAGGTGGCAGTGCGGCCGAGACGCTAACCCCGGACACCCCTCTGTCTCCTGTGCCCACCGGCCACCAGCCCTGCTCCCGTGTCAGGTCAACGCCCGCCGCACTGAGCCCGGTCCCGGCCGGTAATTCTCAGGATTCACGGCAGAG GTTGAGAAATGTCTCTGGTTCTCCTGGACCCAAGGTGCCAAAGAAAGTCCACTTCATCAAGAGTATGAGGCAGTATGATACCAGGGGATGCAG TGATCCTAAGCTGGAGGCTCAGAGACAAAGGCTGTCCTCTGTGGTGGCTGCAGACCTGCTTCCCTCCTTGGAAGGTGTGGAACTGGGCTCCTATGGCAAG ACGGTGTCATACGCTCAGTTCCTTTATCCGACCAATGCCTTGGTGAGGCAGAAGAGCGGCGGCGTGCCGGAGAGCTGCACTGCTCAGACCCCTCAGTCACGTTTCCGTGGCAACGGGCAGAGGAACGTCACCCTAGCTCGCCTGAACAACAGCGTGGCACAGGACCCAT aCGTAGAAGAGGTCACAGAGTATGACCCTAACCTGCTCAGTGACCCTCAGTGGCCCTGTGGCAGACATAAGAGGGTTCTTATATTTGCATCATATGTG ACGACTGTTATTGAGTATGTGAAACCATCTGACCTGAAGAAGGACATGAACGAGACTTTCAAGGAGAAGTTTCCTCACATTAAGCTGACACTGAGCAAGATAAGGAG CCTGAAGAGGGAAATGCGGGCCGTGAGCGAGGAGTGCGGTTTACAGCCGGTCACCATAGCAATGGCCTTTGTTTACTTTGAGAAGCTGGTGTTGCAGGGTCGCCTAAACAAGCAGAACAGGAAGCTGGTGGCGGCGGCGTGCGTGCTGCTGGCTGCAAAGATCAGCAGTGATCTGCGGAAGCCAGAAGTCAAACAGCTCATTGAT AAGCTGGAGGAGCGTTTCCGCATAAACAGACGGGAGTTGATTCCTCTGGAGTTTCCTGTGCTGGTTGCCTTGGAGATGGGACTTTACCTTCCCGAGAGCAAGGTCATGCCGCATTACCGCAGACTGGTGCAGCAGGGTTAG
- the cables2a gene encoding CDK5 and ABL1 enzyme substrate 2 isoform X1 encodes MATAVCGLQSTASNSKPAKTQREHRRRAKDSKRRQAALLFLNNISLDGRPQCQFSDGNTDQKAAEELRLRDIDGGATVVPPPADGQGPVAQVTEPAAGGSGSSSSFPGVVSPTQPSLVMSPGPAGVTAVGTNEVFLEGGSAAETLTPDTPLSPVPTGHQPCSRVRSTPAALSPVPAGNSQDSRQRLRNVSGSPGPKVPKKVHFIKSMRQYDTRGCRIMLICAKRSLYAAFSVLPYGESAHLSDPKLEAQRQRLSSVVAADLLPSLEGVELGSYGKTVSYAQFLYPTNALVRQKSGGVPESCTAQTPQSRFRGNGQRNVTLARLNNSVAQDPYVEEVTEYDPNLLSDPQWPCGRHKRVLIFASYVTTVIEYVKPSDLKKDMNETFKEKFPHIKLTLSKIRSLKREMRAVSEECGLQPVTIAMAFVYFEKLVLQGRLNKQNRKLVAAACVLLAAKISSDLRKPEVKQLIDKLEERFRINRRELIPLEFPVLVALEMGLYLPESKVMPHYRRLVQQG; translated from the exons ATGGCGACCGCTGTATGCGGTCTGCAGTCCACCGCCAGTAACAGTAAACCAGCGAAGACACAGCGAGAGCACCGGAGGAGGGCGAAGGACTCCAAAAGGAGGCAGGCGGCTCTGTTGTTCCTTAACAATATCTCACTCGATGGGCGGCCCCAGTGTCAGTTTAGCGATGGAAATACCGACCAAAAAGCCGCCGAGGAGCTCCGACTCAGGGACATAGACGGCGGCGCAACGGTCGTGCCCCCGCCGGCGGATGGCCAAGGACCGGTCGCGCAGGTGACAGAACCCGCCGCGGGTGGTAGTGGCTCGTCCTCCAGTTTTCCAGGGGTGGTTAGTCCTACCCAACCTTCTTTGGTAATGTCTCCGGGACCTGCCGGAGTAACCGCTGTGGGAACAAACGAGGTATTTTTGGAAGGTGGCAGTGCGGCCGAGACGCTAACCCCGGACACCCCTCTGTCTCCTGTGCCCACCGGCCACCAGCCCTGCTCCCGTGTCAGGTCAACGCCCGCCGCACTGAGCCCGGTCCCGGCCGGTAATTCTCAGGATTCACGGCAGAG GTTGAGAAATGTCTCTGGTTCTCCTGGACCCAAGGTGCCAAAGAAAGTCCACTTCATCAAGAGTATGAGGCAGTATGATACCAGGGGATGCAG GATCATGCTGATTTGTGCCAAGCGATCGCTATACGCTGCTTTCTCAGTGCTGCCCTATGGAGAGAGTGCTCACCTCAG TGATCCTAAGCTGGAGGCTCAGAGACAAAGGCTGTCCTCTGTGGTGGCTGCAGACCTGCTTCCCTCCTTGGAAGGTGTGGAACTGGGCTCCTATGGCAAG ACGGTGTCATACGCTCAGTTCCTTTATCCGACCAATGCCTTGGTGAGGCAGAAGAGCGGCGGCGTGCCGGAGAGCTGCACTGCTCAGACCCCTCAGTCACGTTTCCGTGGCAACGGGCAGAGGAACGTCACCCTAGCTCGCCTGAACAACAGCGTGGCACAGGACCCAT aCGTAGAAGAGGTCACAGAGTATGACCCTAACCTGCTCAGTGACCCTCAGTGGCCCTGTGGCAGACATAAGAGGGTTCTTATATTTGCATCATATGTG ACGACTGTTATTGAGTATGTGAAACCATCTGACCTGAAGAAGGACATGAACGAGACTTTCAAGGAGAAGTTTCCTCACATTAAGCTGACACTGAGCAAGATAAGGAG CCTGAAGAGGGAAATGCGGGCCGTGAGCGAGGAGTGCGGTTTACAGCCGGTCACCATAGCAATGGCCTTTGTTTACTTTGAGAAGCTGGTGTTGCAGGGTCGCCTAAACAAGCAGAACAGGAAGCTGGTGGCGGCGGCGTGCGTGCTGCTGGCTGCAAAGATCAGCAGTGATCTGCGGAAGCCAGAAGTCAAACAGCTCATTGAT AAGCTGGAGGAGCGTTTCCGCATAAACAGACGGGAGTTGATTCCTCTGGAGTTTCCTGTGCTGGTTGCCTTGGAGATGGGACTTTACCTTCCCGAGAGCAAGGTCATGCCGCATTACCGCAGACTGGTGCAGCAGGGTTAG